A DNA window from Brassica napus cultivar Da-Ae chromosome C1, Da-Ae, whole genome shotgun sequence contains the following coding sequences:
- the BNAC01G25980D gene encoding uncharacterized protein BNAC01G25980D yields the protein MILRSWDNPVAWQITLRSAEKKKEPGASEDDSDEDLCILIFGSLLYSDKVEVEFIKKGSLTTEELDAFVSALQVAGTKPGQDKASGGRGSVREATTDKTISQLESMGVRIYGINKPLGEDSIDEILWDNIAGYDQQSGKLQFTYFIFYPLKSQL from the exons TCCAGTGGCTTGGCAAATAACACTTCGAAGtgcggagaagaagaaggagcctGGAGCAAGTGAGGATGACTCAGATGAAGATTTGTGCATTCTTATCTTTGGTTCCTTACTTTACTCTGATAAAGTG GAAGTTGAGTTCATAAAGAAAGGAAGCTTGACTACTGAAGAACTCGATGCTTTTGTTTCAGCTTTGCAAGTAGCTGGAACAAAACCTGGACAAGATAAGGCAAGTGGAGGTAGAGGTAGCGTACGTGAAGCCACTACAGACAAAACTATTTCTCAATTGGAATCGATGGGAGTGAGAATCTATGGAATTAACAAACCTCTTGGAGAAGATTCTATCGACGAGATATTATGGGACAATATTGCTGGATATGATCAGCAAAGCGGTAAGCTTCAGTTTACATATTTTATCTTCTATCCACTGAAATCACAGCTGTAG